The Streptomyces hundungensis genome contains the following window.
CGAGCCTGCCGGTGGCCCGCTGGTAGTGGCGGAGTTCGGTGAGCGGGCGCTCGGCGCCCGGAGACGTCACTTCGAGGACGTACTCCTCCTCGCCCATCGCGTCGCTCTCGTCGAGCAGCTCGGAGGCCGCCCTGCTCAGCTCGGCGCAGGTGTCCAGCTCCACGCCCTGGTCGGAGTCGACCACGATGCGCAGCACGCGCCGACGGCCCGCCCGGGACACCTCGATCTCCTCGAGGTCCAGATCCTTCGCGCTGACGAGCGGCTCCAGGAGACCGCGCAGCCTGTCGCTCTGGGTCGTGCTCATCCGGGTGACTCCTCGGCCGCGTCTGCTGTTGTGGGGGATCGTCGTCGCGTACGGCGGCCGTCGTGGGACCGCCGCCGTCAGGTCAAAGGGTATCCGGTCCGGGAGGGTGTTGCCGTCCACCGCCCGGCGGCCGCGGGTACGCTCGCCTGCGGTGATCACTCGGTCACCGGCGGACCGGCACACAGGGAGAGACACGTGCGGCACCCGGGGACCACGCGAAGGCGTGTGC
Protein-coding sequences here:
- the rimP gene encoding ribosome maturation factor RimP, with the protein product MSTTQSDRLRGLLEPLVSAKDLDLEEIEVSRAGRRRVLRIVVDSDQGVELDTCAELSRAASELLDESDAMGEEEYVLEVTSPGAERPLTELRHYQRATGRLARLQLNDGDELVARILKADDEGIDTEIPGVKGRKPTARRIGFAEIAKARVEIEFNRKDGKNDIAADSENDILNDMHNEEEA